From a region of the Eretmochelys imbricata isolate rEreImb1 chromosome 6, rEreImb1.hap1, whole genome shotgun sequence genome:
- the RD3L gene encoding protein RD3-like, translating to MPLFGWMKWSKNDSYKSAKYPGSEVVTKTLLRELKWHLKERERLVQEIENEQRVQKNGVDYNWLKNYQNPQATIPATEQRQLEVLCSQIQPCQTGTVLSRFREVLAENDVLPWEIVYIFKQVLKDFLTTTEKENQQDQLVDVWNTNCSEHFTVPGYSSNKSDKDEIPTVSSYVDKNTQSMFPTFSHRIWNLPHYYPSS from the exons ATGCCACTTTTTGGTTGGATGAAGTGGTCAAAAAATGATTCCTACAAATCTGCCAAATATCCTGGCTCAGAAGTAGTGACCAAGACCCTGCTGAGGGAATTGAAATGGCACCTGAAAGAGCGTGAAAGATTAGTACAAGAGATTGAAAATGAACAAAGAGTCCAGAAAAATGGTGTGGATTACAACTGGCTGAAGAACTACCAAAATCCTCAAGCCACAATCCCAGCTACTGAACAAAGGCAGCTTGAAGTCCTTTGTTCACAAATTCAACCTTGCCAAACTGGAACTGTTCTTAGCAG ATTTCGTGAAGTTTTGGCAGAAAATGATGTCTTACCATGGGAAATAGTCTACATATTCAAGCAAGTTTTAAAAGATTTTCTAACTACAACTGAGAAGGAAAACCAACAAGACCAACTGGTAGATGTATGGAATACAAATTGCTCTGAACATTTCACAGTGCCTGGTTACAGCTCTAACAAATCGGACAAAGATGAAATTCCCACAGTTTCAAGTTACGTTGACAAAAATACACAGAGCATGTTTCCCACTTTTTCTCACCGAATCTGGAATCTTCCACATTACTATCCATCAAGTTAA